One genomic segment of Pseudomonas fortuita includes these proteins:
- a CDS encoding cyclic peptide export ABC transporter: MSQSSRGAVQDLFALLKPFKYTVALSVILGMVGGLSITFLLATINRALHDDSGLTQGVVWGFAGLCLVALASSVFSDIGSNRVGQNIIAALRKELGEKVLSAPIEQIERYRSHRLIPVLTHDVDTISDFAFAFAPLAIALTVTLGCLGYLALLSWPMFLLMLAAIALGTVVQYIARSKGIRGFVAARDAEDELQRHYNAIAAGAKELRIHRARRQRMFSRNIQGTADQIRDIQIRSINTFVIAKTFGSMLFFVVIGLALALQSLWPSGDKAVMSGFVLVLLYMKGPLEYLVGTLPIVSRAQIAFRRIAELSEQFSSPEPHLLLEDKASQLPVLRTLELHDVRFAFPPVDGNAPFTLGPVNLQVSQGDIVFIVGENGCGKTTLIKLLLGLYPPQKGEIRINDQPITALNRDDYRQLFTTVFSDYYLFDDPFLGAQQVPESAEVYLKRLEIAHKVSIRDGSFTTTDLSTGQRKRLALINAWLEERPVLVFDEWAADQDPTFRRIFYTELLPELKRLGKTIIVISHDDRYFDVADQLVRMEAGRVLVETCVA, encoded by the coding sequence ATGTCCCAGTCCTCCCGCGGCGCCGTGCAGGATCTCTTCGCCCTGCTCAAGCCGTTCAAATATACCGTCGCGCTGTCCGTCATCCTGGGCATGGTCGGCGGCCTCAGCATCACCTTCCTGCTGGCCACCATCAACCGCGCCCTGCACGACGACAGCGGCCTGACCCAAGGCGTTGTCTGGGGTTTCGCCGGGCTTTGCCTGGTGGCCCTGGCCAGCTCGGTGTTTTCCGACATCGGTAGCAACCGGGTAGGCCAGAACATCATCGCCGCCTTGCGCAAGGAACTGGGCGAGAAGGTTCTGTCTGCCCCCATCGAACAGATCGAGCGCTATCGCAGCCATCGACTGATCCCCGTGCTGACGCACGACGTGGACACCATCAGCGATTTCGCTTTCGCTTTCGCGCCATTGGCGATCGCCCTGACCGTTACCTTGGGCTGCCTTGGCTATCTGGCATTGCTTTCCTGGCCGATGTTCCTGCTGATGCTGGCAGCGATCGCACTCGGTACCGTCGTGCAGTACATCGCCCGATCCAAGGGCATTCGAGGGTTTGTTGCGGCACGGGACGCCGAAGATGAACTGCAACGGCATTACAATGCGATTGCCGCCGGTGCCAAGGAGCTGCGCATCCACCGCGCGCGCCGCCAACGCATGTTCAGCCGCAATATCCAAGGCACAGCTGACCAGATACGCGATATCCAGATCCGCTCCATCAATACCTTCGTCATCGCCAAGACCTTCGGCTCGATGCTGTTCTTCGTGGTTATCGGCCTGGCCCTTGCCCTGCAATCCTTGTGGCCTAGCGGCGACAAGGCAGTAATGAGCGGCTTCGTGCTGGTACTGCTGTACATGAAAGGCCCGCTGGAATATCTGGTAGGCACGTTGCCCATCGTCAGCCGGGCTCAGATCGCCTTCCGCCGGATTGCCGAGTTGTCCGAACAGTTCTCCTCCCCCGAGCCGCACCTGCTGCTCGAAGACAAGGCCAGCCAGCTGCCCGTCTTGCGTACTCTCGAGTTGCATGACGTGCGTTTTGCCTTCCCTCCGGTCGACGGCAATGCGCCGTTTACCCTTGGGCCGGTGAACCTGCAGGTCAGCCAGGGCGATATCGTGTTCATCGTCGGTGAAAACGGCTGTGGCAAGACCACCCTGATCAAGCTGCTGCTAGGTCTGTATCCGCCGCAAAAAGGCGAGATACGCATCAACGACCAACCCATCACCGCGCTCAATCGCGACGATTACCGCCAGCTCTTCACCACTGTCTTTTCTGATTACTACCTGTTCGACGACCCCTTCCTGGGCGCGCAGCAGGTGCCGGAGAGCGCCGAGGTCTATCTCAAGCGGCTGGAAATTGCACACAAGGTCAGCATCCGCGACGGCAGTTTCACCACCACCGACCTCTCGACCGGGCAACGCAAGCGGCTGGCACTGATCAACGCCTGGCTCGAGGAGCGCCCGGTGCTGGTGTTCGACGAATGGGCAGCGGACCAGGACCCGACATTCCGGCGCATCTTCTATACCGAGCTGCTCCCCGAACTGAAGCGCCTGGGCAAGACCATCATCGTCATCAGCCATGATGACCGCTATTTCGATGTCGCCGACCAACTGGTGCGCATGGAGGCCGGTAGGGTGCTGGTCGAAACGTGCGTCGCCTGA
- a CDS encoding lysine N(6)-hydroxylase/L-ornithine N(5)-oxygenase family protein: MSASTLHDLIGVGFGPSNLALAIALQELSQSNGKPIDALFMDKQEHYRWHGDTLSSQSELQISFLKDLVSLRNPTSPYSFVNYLKQQGRLVDFVNLGTFYPCRLEYNDYLGWVAEQFAGQALYGEDVLRIEPELDNGVIHHLRLISRNAQGMQRTRRTRSVVISTGGSPKIPAMFAPLRNNARVFHHSRYLTGMQHLACSEGKPMRIAIIGSGQSAAEAFIDLNDSFPSVRAEMILRSSALKPADDSPFVNEIFAPAYTDLVFQQAPQDREKLIGEYHNTNYSVVDLGLIERIYAVLYRQKITRQPRHAVLCRQHLEAAVDVEGGIELTLRDLATGQQQTHRYDAVILATGYERNSHQHLLEPLLPYLHGLEVDRTYRALATPQLQAPVFLQGFCEATHGLSDTLLSVLPMRSEEIGKALYGALNLSSSAHQAQTKPLASVG; the protein is encoded by the coding sequence ATGAGCGCCTCAACTCTCCACGACCTGATCGGCGTAGGCTTCGGCCCGTCCAACCTGGCCCTGGCCATCGCCCTGCAGGAGCTTTCCCAGAGCAATGGCAAGCCCATTGACGCCTTGTTCATGGACAAGCAGGAGCACTATCGCTGGCATGGGGATACCTTGTCCTCGCAGAGCGAACTGCAGATCTCGTTCCTCAAGGACCTGGTTTCGCTGCGCAACCCCACCAGCCCCTACAGCTTCGTCAACTACCTCAAGCAGCAGGGCCGCCTGGTCGACTTCGTCAACCTCGGCACCTTTTACCCGTGCCGGCTGGAGTACAACGACTATCTGGGCTGGGTCGCCGAGCAGTTCGCCGGGCAGGCACTGTATGGCGAAGATGTGTTGCGCATCGAGCCCGAGCTCGATAATGGGGTCATTCATCACCTCAGGCTGATCTCGCGCAATGCACAAGGCATGCAGCGCACCCGTCGCACGCGTTCGGTGGTGATCAGCACCGGTGGCTCACCGAAGATTCCAGCCATGTTCGCCCCGCTGCGCAACAATGCCCGGGTTTTTCATCATTCCCGCTACCTCACCGGCATGCAGCACCTGGCCTGCAGCGAAGGCAAGCCGATGCGTATCGCGATCATCGGTTCCGGGCAGAGTGCCGCCGAAGCGTTCATCGACCTCAACGACAGCTTTCCTTCGGTGCGGGCTGAAATGATCCTGCGCAGCTCAGCCCTCAAGCCCGCCGACGACTCGCCTTTCGTCAACGAAATTTTCGCCCCTGCGTACACCGACCTGGTTTTCCAGCAAGCACCGCAAGACCGCGAAAAGTTGATCGGCGAATACCATAACACCAACTACTCGGTCGTCGACCTGGGGCTGATCGAGCGCATCTATGCCGTGCTGTACCGGCAGAAGATCACCCGTCAGCCCCGCCACGCGGTGCTCTGCCGTCAACACCTGGAAGCGGCAGTCGATGTCGAAGGGGGCATCGAACTGACCCTGCGTGACCTCGCCACCGGGCAACAGCAGACCCACCGCTACGATGCCGTGATACTGGCCACCGGCTACGAGCGCAACAGCCATCAGCACCTGCTCGAACCGCTTCTGCCTTACCTGCATGGCCTGGAAGTGGACCGTACCTATCGCGCCCTGGCCACCCCACAGCTCCAGGCGCCAGTCTTCCTGCAAGGCTTCTGCGAGGCCACCCACGGCTTGAGCGACACCTTGCTTTCAGTGCTGCCGATGCGCAGCGAAGAGATCGGAAAAGCGCTCTATGGCGCCCTGAACCTTTCCAGCAGCGCACACCAGGCGCAAACCAAACCCCTTGCCAGCGTCGGCTGA
- a CDS encoding TonB-dependent siderophore receptor, with the protein MPTHLRLNHLTRALGLRRAFNAQLPALALTLALPLAAQAQDQQLTLNIPAQPLSSALQKFAELTDVQVLYEPGAVQNLRSGALSGRHSLDQSVRILLGESGLRYQLRDNTLTLQASNEGDSAMLLDATSIQSAALGATTENTGSYTTGVTSTATRLGLSPRETPQSVSVVTRQQMDDQNMQSLEDVAMAATGINTVKGFGTERPLYYSRGFQVDDLQVDGLPTSVTESFSMDVMSVNNMAMYDRVEIVRGANGLLQGAGSPSAAINMVRKRPTRSYQLKAEIGAGSWDNYRTQLDVGGPLNAEGTLRGRTVLMYNNRNSYQDYAGKENQLFYAIGEADLSDSTTLTLGGSLQQDNNNGYDWGGLPTHQDGSFYDFSRSTSLAGKWAYLDKLNRNVFADIKHSFNEDWNLTVATNLIWSNADFLAQVGYHTGETDSSMQHYPNSARYDDEQVNLDAALNGAFNLMGQKHEVVVGTSMRRDRLQYVTGSPSFYPKVDVLDFNASQFPKPEIVGNLTPSRHVRKDKGIYAATRLNPTDDLHVILGSRLSWVDYDTQGPWETDRFKEDRKVIPYGGIVYDITDQTSVYASYTEIYKLQSNYSVDNKLLAPTTGSNYEIGLKNELFDGRLNTSLALFQVDQTGLPQVVPEAGRVCGPNRDARCYTEGAKVRNRGFDAEVSGELMPGWNASMGYTYSHPKYVAGANKGDTYGTENSPQRLFKAATTYQLPGALDQWRVGTSVYHQSKLYLNNITQSAYNLVDLNANFRVNQNVSVQLNLNNVFDEKYYTAIFSEDTGNYYGAPRNFALTLRYEN; encoded by the coding sequence ATGCCCACCCACCTTCGATTGAATCACTTGACCAGGGCGCTTGGCCTTCGACGCGCTTTCAATGCACAACTGCCAGCGCTGGCCCTCACCCTGGCGCTGCCCCTGGCGGCCCAGGCGCAAGATCAGCAACTGACTTTGAATATCCCGGCACAGCCACTGAGCTCGGCGCTGCAGAAGTTTGCAGAACTGACCGACGTGCAGGTGCTGTACGAGCCCGGTGCCGTGCAGAACCTTCGCTCGGGTGCGTTAAGCGGTCGTCACAGCCTGGATCAATCGGTGCGTATCTTGCTCGGGGAGAGTGGGCTGCGCTATCAGCTGCGCGACAACACATTGACCTTGCAGGCGAGCAACGAGGGTGACAGCGCAATGCTCCTCGATGCCACGAGCATCCAGTCCGCTGCCTTGGGTGCAACTACCGAAAACACAGGCTCATACACCACGGGTGTGACCAGCACGGCCACCAGGCTGGGGCTGTCACCCCGGGAGACGCCCCAATCGGTCAGCGTCGTCACCCGCCAACAGATGGACGACCAGAACATGCAGTCCCTGGAAGACGTGGCCATGGCCGCGACAGGGATCAATACCGTCAAGGGTTTCGGCACCGAGCGCCCACTGTATTACTCGCGAGGGTTCCAGGTGGACGACCTGCAGGTCGATGGCCTGCCGACCAGCGTGACTGAAAGCTTCTCGATGGACGTCATGTCGGTCAATAACATGGCCATGTATGATCGGGTCGAGATCGTGCGCGGCGCCAATGGCCTGCTGCAGGGGGCGGGCAGCCCGTCGGCAGCCATCAACATGGTGCGCAAGCGGCCTACCCGGAGCTATCAGCTCAAGGCCGAGATCGGCGCAGGTTCATGGGATAACTACCGCACCCAGCTGGATGTCGGCGGTCCGTTGAATGCCGAAGGGACACTGCGCGGTCGAACGGTACTGATGTACAACAACCGCAATAGCTACCAGGATTACGCCGGCAAGGAAAACCAGCTGTTCTATGCCATCGGCGAAGCTGACCTGAGTGACTCGACCACCTTGACCCTCGGTGGCTCGCTGCAGCAGGACAACAACAATGGTTACGACTGGGGTGGCCTGCCAACACACCAGGACGGCAGTTTCTACGACTTCTCCCGCTCGACCTCCCTGGCCGGCAAATGGGCCTATCTGGACAAGCTGAACCGCAACGTCTTCGCCGATATCAAGCATTCGTTCAACGAAGACTGGAACCTGACCGTCGCGACCAACCTCATCTGGTCCAATGCGGACTTTTTGGCACAGGTCGGTTATCACACCGGCGAGACCGACTCGTCGATGCAGCACTACCCCAACAGCGCCAGATACGATGACGAGCAGGTCAACCTGGATGCAGCGCTGAATGGTGCGTTCAACCTGATGGGCCAGAAGCATGAAGTGGTCGTGGGCACAAGCATGCGCCGCGATCGCCTGCAGTACGTGACCGGCTCGCCGAGCTTCTACCCCAAGGTAGACGTCCTCGACTTCAATGCTTCGCAATTCCCCAAACCGGAAATAGTCGGCAACCTTACGCCAAGCCGCCACGTGCGCAAGGACAAAGGGATCTACGCGGCTACCCGTCTTAATCCTACCGACGACCTCCACGTAATCCTCGGCAGCCGCTTGAGCTGGGTCGATTACGATACCCAAGGACCTTGGGAAACCGATCGCTTCAAGGAAGACCGCAAGGTCATTCCGTATGGGGGCATCGTTTATGACATCACCGATCAGACCTCGGTCTACGCCAGTTACACTGAAATCTACAAACTGCAAAGCAACTACAGTGTCGACAACAAGCTGCTGGCCCCCACCACGGGCAGCAACTACGAGATCGGCCTCAAGAACGAGCTGTTCGACGGCAGGCTCAACACCTCTCTGGCGCTGTTCCAGGTCGATCAGACTGGCCTGCCCCAGGTCGTGCCAGAAGCCGGTCGTGTGTGCGGACCGAACCGCGATGCACGTTGCTATACCGAAGGTGCCAAGGTGCGCAATCGCGGTTTCGATGCCGAAGTGTCAGGCGAGCTGATGCCTGGGTGGAATGCTTCGATGGGCTACACCTACAGCCATCCCAAGTACGTTGCCGGGGCCAACAAGGGCGACACCTACGGTACGGAAAACTCGCCCCAGCGACTGTTCAAGGCGGCTACCACCTACCAGCTGCCGGGTGCGCTGGACCAGTGGCGAGTGGGTACCAGCGTCTATCACCAGAGCAAGCTCTACCTGAACAACATCACCCAGAGCGCTTACAACCTGGTCGATCTCAATGCCAACTTTCGGGTCAACCAGAACGTTAGCGTGCAGTTGAACCTCAACAACGTGTTTGACGAGAAATACTACACTGCCATCTTCAGCGAAGACACCGGCAACTACTACGGCGCCCCACGCAATTTCGCGCTTACCCTGCGTTACGAAAACTGA
- a CDS encoding alpha/beta hydrolase encodes MKLNNDLEAFLDMVAMNPQDQALHRLGPVQARTRFELATQRLRWQAPQDLALGSLTCTARDGTALPLRVYKPAQADGRPLPVLVYFHGGGFVVGSLDSHDGVCRELCARSGCAVVSVGYRLAPEHRFPTAFEDGWDVLEALPSIAQAQGLDLQRVVLAGDSVGATLATTLALHAARQGLAAVVRPIGQLLCYPVTDAGGEYASRTLFGEGYLLEDETLEWFYDLYAREHLDRHDWRFSPLRAESLSGVAPAIVLLAGLDPLLDEGQAYAERLQASGVDVEIILAQDMTHDLLRMMSVTAEVSTVYKRLVDSLLALIAKAR; translated from the coding sequence ATCAAGTTGAATAACGATCTGGAAGCGTTTCTCGATATGGTTGCAATGAACCCACAGGATCAGGCCTTGCATCGGCTGGGTCCGGTGCAGGCACGCACCCGTTTCGAGTTGGCCACGCAGCGTCTTCGCTGGCAAGCGCCGCAGGACCTGGCGCTAGGTTCGCTGACCTGCACCGCACGCGATGGTACGGCTTTGCCGTTGCGTGTTTACAAACCTGCGCAGGCCGATGGCCGGCCCCTGCCGGTGCTGGTTTATTTCCATGGCGGTGGCTTTGTCGTCGGCAGCCTGGATTCACATGATGGCGTATGCCGTGAGCTGTGCGCACGGTCAGGCTGCGCGGTGGTTTCGGTAGGCTATCGCCTGGCCCCTGAGCACCGGTTCCCAACGGCTTTCGAGGACGGTTGGGATGTGCTCGAAGCGCTGCCCTCCATCGCCCAGGCACAGGGGCTGGACCTGCAACGCGTCGTCCTTGCGGGCGACAGCGTGGGCGCGACCCTGGCCACCACCTTGGCCCTGCATGCCGCCAGGCAAGGCCTGGCGGCCGTGGTACGGCCGATCGGGCAACTGTTGTGTTACCCGGTCACGGATGCGGGGGGCGAATACGCCTCGCGCACCCTGTTTGGGGAGGGGTACCTGCTGGAAGACGAAACGCTCGAATGGTTCTATGACCTTTATGCACGCGAACACCTGGATCGTCACGACTGGCGTTTCTCTCCCTTGCGCGCAGAAAGCCTGAGCGGTGTCGCTCCAGCCATCGTCCTGCTGGCCGGCCTGGATCCGCTGCTGGATGAAGGGCAAGCCTACGCTGAGCGATTGCAAGCATCCGGGGTGGATGTGGAAATCATCCTGGCGCAGGACATGACCCACGACCTGCTGCGCATGATGTCAGTGACTGCAGAAGTTTCGACAGTGTACAAGCGATTGGTCGACAGTCTGCTTGCGCTTATCGCCAAGGCACGATAG